One window of Flavobacterium dauae genomic DNA carries:
- a CDS encoding beta-ketoacyl-ACP synthase III yields MSAKVYINKIEKFLPNNPVSNDEMEAVLGEINNKPSKSRRLILRNNGIQTRYYALDQHQNVTHNNAELTTLAIKKLVGDDFSLNDIEVLSCGTSTPDVLLPSHAAMVHGLLKNKSVEINSPSGVCCSGMNALKYGYLAIKAETANNAVCTGSERVSTWMMANKFEAEIANLEALEEQPILAFKKDFLRWMLSDGAGAMLLENEPKGSLPLEILWMENYSYAFELETCMYAGGEKMEDGSVKAWSEFSTDEWKNESVFSLKQDVKILDEFILKKGVESMSDALQKHQIKPSDITYFLPHISSVFFKDKLYNQFKDAGLEIAQEKWFINLPNVGNVGAASIYLMLEELYHSNKLKSGDTIMLSVPESGRFSYAYAFLKVV; encoded by the coding sequence ATGTCAGCAAAAGTTTATATCAATAAAATAGAAAAGTTTTTACCAAATAATCCTGTTTCAAACGATGAAATGGAAGCTGTTTTGGGCGAAATCAACAATAAACCATCAAAATCACGAAGATTAATTTTGCGCAACAACGGCATTCAAACCCGTTATTATGCGTTAGATCAGCACCAAAATGTAACGCACAACAATGCCGAATTAACTACATTGGCAATAAAAAAACTGGTTGGCGATGATTTTTCTTTAAACGATATAGAGGTTTTATCTTGCGGCACTTCAACACCCGATGTTTTACTGCCATCGCACGCAGCAATGGTTCACGGTTTGTTAAAAAATAAATCGGTAGAGATTAACTCGCCTTCTGGTGTTTGCTGTTCGGGTATGAATGCCTTAAAATATGGCTATTTGGCTATTAAGGCAGAAACGGCAAACAATGCCGTTTGTACGGGATCAGAACGAGTATCAACCTGGATGATGGCTAATAAGTTTGAAGCCGAAATTGCCAATTTAGAAGCTTTAGAAGAACAACCCATTTTAGCTTTTAAAAAAGATTTTTTACGTTGGATGCTATCAGACGGTGCTGGTGCAATGCTTTTGGAAAATGAACCAAAAGGATCACTACCGCTTGAAATTCTATGGATGGAAAATTATTCGTATGCTTTTGAATTAGAAACTTGTATGTATGCGGGTGGCGAGAAAATGGAAGATGGTTCTGTAAAAGCATGGAGCGAATTTAGCACTGACGAATGGAAAAACGAATCAGTTTTTTCGTTAAAGCAAGATGTAAAAATTCTTGATGAATTCATCCTTAAAAAAGGCGTAGAAAGTATGAGCGATGCCCTGCAGAAACATCAAATAAAACCAAGCGATATTACCTATTTCCTGCCGCATATTTCATCGGTTTTCTTTAAAGACAAGTTGTACAACCAATTTAAAGACGCCGGTTTAGAAATAGCTCAGGAAAAATGGTTCATCAACCTGCCAAACGTAGGAAATGTTGGTGCGGCATCAATTTATTTAATGTTAGAAGAGCTGTATCATTCTAATAAATTAAAAAGCGGGGATACCATTATGTTGTCGGTTCCAGAAAGCGGTCGGTTTTCTTATGCTTATGCGTTTTTAAAAGTAGTTTAG
- a CDS encoding ABC transporter permease encodes MMNSEKTYIDIKNYLPHLKPMLLVDVIEHICLERVLTHFEIKADCIFIEDNCLSASGLIENAAQTCSSISGQYYFDKEPSAESQSNPDVIGFISSIKKITIHKLPKIGTKIQTEAILVSQVQMPEYSICTLKVTAYHLDTLFLEGEMNLFLQKK; translated from the coding sequence ATGATGAATTCTGAAAAAACATATATCGACATTAAAAATTATTTGCCGCATTTAAAACCAATGTTACTGGTTGATGTTATTGAACATATATGTTTGGAACGGGTTTTAACGCATTTCGAAATAAAAGCCGATTGTATTTTTATTGAAGACAATTGTTTGTCGGCTTCGGGTTTAATAGAAAACGCTGCACAAACCTGTTCGTCTATTTCCGGGCAATATTATTTTGATAAAGAACCATCGGCAGAATCGCAGAGTAATCCTGATGTAATTGGATTTATAAGTTCGATAAAAAAAATTACCATTCATAAATTACCCAAAATAGGAACGAAGATTCAAACCGAAGCTATTCTGGTTTCACAAGTTCAAATGCCCGAATATTCTATTTGCACGTTAAAAGTTACTGCATATCATTTAGATACGTTATTTTTGGAAGGCGAAATGAATTTATTTTTACAAAAAAAATAA
- a CDS encoding BtrH N-terminal domain-containing protein translates to MQADFQHKQSAHCENGAIVNLLGNKGFKISEPMAFGLGSGLFFVYLPFIKVNHAPAVSYRPLPGKIFNRMAKRLGIKVQRFKFSDPKKAQQKLDENLAKNIPTGLVVGVYNLNYFPDEYRFHFNAHNIVVFGKEAGKYLISDPVLDYTVSLTEDELEKVRYAKGALAPKGHLYYPISVPETMDLTNPIKKAIKQTCNDMLAPVPIVGVKGIRMVAKAILKWHKKLGVVKANYNLANMIRMQEEIGTGGGGFRFIYAAFLQEAGEYLKNQELLNLSQEMALIGDKWRDFALEASRVVKKRSNTENVYQVLSNDLMKLADLEEAFFKKLKKTV, encoded by the coding sequence ATGCAGGCGGATTTTCAACATAAACAATCGGCACATTGCGAAAATGGAGCCATTGTAAATTTATTGGGCAACAAAGGATTTAAAATATCAGAACCTATGGCATTTGGCTTGGGATCGGGTTTGTTTTTTGTGTATTTGCCTTTTATCAAAGTAAACCACGCACCTGCTGTTTCGTACCGTCCGTTGCCAGGTAAAATTTTTAACCGTATGGCAAAGCGTTTGGGCATAAAAGTACAGCGTTTTAAATTTTCTGATCCTAAAAAAGCACAGCAAAAGTTAGATGAAAATCTGGCAAAAAATATACCTACGGGTTTGGTTGTTGGTGTTTATAATCTAAATTATTTCCCTGATGAATACCGCTTTCACTTCAACGCACACAATATTGTGGTTTTTGGAAAAGAAGCAGGTAAGTATTTAATCAGTGATCCTGTTTTAGATTACACCGTTTCATTAACCGAAGATGAATTGGAAAAAGTACGTTATGCCAAAGGAGCTTTGGCCCCCAAAGGACATCTGTACTACCCTATTTCGGTTCCCGAAACTATGGATCTAACAAATCCTATAAAAAAAGCCATAAAACAAACCTGTAACGATATGTTGGCACCTGTGCCTATTGTGGGTGTAAAAGGCATTCGCATGGTTGCAAAAGCTATTTTAAAATGGCATAAAAAATTAGGTGTTGTAAAAGCCAACTACAATTTAGCAAACATGATTCGCATGCAGGAAGAAATTGGTACAGGCGGTGGCGGTTTTCGCTTTATTTATGCTGCTTTTTTGCAAGAAGCCGGCGAATATTTAAAGAATCAGGAATTGTTGAACCTTTCGCAAGAAATGGCTTTAATTGGCGATAAATGGCGCGATTTTGCGTTAGAAGCATCGCGTGTGGTAAAAAAACGCAGCAATACCGAAAATGTGTACCAAGTACTTTCTAACGATTTAATGAAACTGGCAGATTTGGAAGAAGCCTTTTTTAAGAAATTGAAAAAAACCGTGTAA
- a CDS encoding ABC transporter ATP-binding protein: protein MEAIIKIQNISKQYKGADFQSLNNVVLNIPQQSVFGLLGPNGAGKTTLISILCGIIQPTLGSYEINGISNKNSTSIKNIIGVVPQEYALYPTLTAYENLMYFGSLYNVSKADLKEKISSFLIHLGLENFMHKKIHTFSGGMKRRVNLIAGILHNPKVLFLDEPTVGVDVQSRATIIDYLKLLNQQGTTIVYTSHLMAEAQDFCTDIAIIDQGSVFVQGTPKELIESVPNAHSLEEVFIALTGKKLRDVV from the coding sequence ATGGAAGCAATAATCAAGATACAAAACATATCGAAACAATATAAAGGTGCCGATTTTCAGTCGCTTAACAATGTGGTTTTAAACATTCCGCAACAATCTGTTTTTGGATTGTTAGGACCCAACGGAGCCGGAAAAACGACCTTGATTTCTATTTTGTGCGGAATTATTCAGCCAACGTTGGGCAGTTACGAAATCAATGGAATATCAAACAAAAACAGTACATCAATAAAAAATATTATTGGTGTGGTTCCGCAAGAATACGCCTTGTATCCTACCCTTACAGCTTATGAAAATCTAATGTATTTTGGAAGTTTGTACAATGTATCAAAAGCAGATTTAAAAGAAAAAATAAGTAGTTTTCTGATTCATTTGGGATTAGAAAATTTCATGCACAAGAAAATTCATACGTTTTCGGGCGGAATGAAACGCAGGGTAAATTTAATTGCCGGCATTTTACACAATCCAAAAGTGTTGTTTTTAGACGAACCTACGGTTGGTGTAGATGTTCAGTCACGCGCCACGATAATTGATTATTTAAAATTGTTGAACCAACAAGGAACAACCATTGTTTATACATCACATTTAATGGCAGAAGCACAAGATTTTTGTACCGATATTGCCATTATAGATCAAGGCAGCGTTTTTGTTCAGGGAACACCTAAAGAACTGATTGAAAGTGTGCCGAATGCGCATAGTTTAGAAGAAGTTTTTATTGCATTAACCGGTAAAAAATTGCGCGATGTGGTTTAA
- a CDS encoding ABC transporter permease → MWFKLWQCIVKEFKLLFRDIGGLITLFLMPVILVVVVTSIQDSTYQSISASKIPILWIDHDQDSISLKVKNELEASQSFSLISAENNKTITEATAKELVFKGTYQMAIVIPKNLTSDLNIKVRQNVDGILDEMGMSTSTYDPVEVEKKEIRLYFDPATQAAFKNGIKSNIDKMVAQLESDAIYKTFETQLGGSSTTSFNDTFINFKEIVPQEKNTDVLPNSVQHNVPAWTLFAIFFIIVPLSINIVKEKNQGTYLRLISSPTSNSMLYLGKIITYLVICLLQFYTILIVAKVLFPYMNLPELNLSGSKIILMSLLTLTAGLAAISLGILLGIVCKTQEQSAPFGATFVVILAAVGGVWIPVFAMSQVMQIASKTSPMNWALNGYYDIMLRNGSLIDIIPEMILLTLFFVVFTTCALLYDKKKRTV, encoded by the coding sequence ATGTGGTTTAAATTGTGGCAGTGTATTGTAAAAGAATTCAAATTGTTGTTTCGCGATATTGGCGGATTAATCACTTTATTCCTCATGCCGGTAATTTTGGTTGTTGTGGTAACATCAATACAAGACAGCACCTATCAAAGCATTAGTGCGTCAAAAATTCCTATTCTTTGGATCGATCACGATCAGGACAGTATTTCGCTAAAAGTTAAAAATGAATTAGAAGCTTCGCAAAGTTTTTCATTAATATCAGCCGAAAACAATAAAACAATAACCGAAGCTACTGCTAAAGAATTGGTTTTTAAAGGAACGTACCAAATGGCAATTGTAATTCCTAAAAATCTTACCAGCGATTTAAACATAAAGGTTCGACAAAATGTAGATGGAATTTTAGACGAAATGGGCATGAGTACTTCTACTTACGATCCTGTTGAAGTTGAAAAAAAAGAAATAAGGCTGTATTTTGATCCGGCTACACAAGCAGCTTTTAAAAACGGAATCAAGAGCAATATCGATAAAATGGTGGCTCAGTTGGAATCTGATGCCATTTATAAAACCTTCGAAACTCAATTAGGCGGTAGCAGTACTACATCATTCAACGATACATTTATCAACTTTAAAGAAATTGTTCCACAGGAAAAAAATACCGATGTACTGCCAAATTCGGTACAGCACAACGTTCCCGCATGGACGCTTTTTGCCATTTTCTTTATCATTGTTCCGCTATCTATCAACATTGTAAAAGAAAAAAATCAGGGAACATATCTGCGATTAATCAGTAGTCCTACATCAAACAGTATGTTGTATTTAGGTAAAATCATCACCTATCTGGTCATTTGTCTGTTGCAGTTTTACACTATTTTAATTGTTGCTAAAGTACTTTTTCCGTACATGAATCTACCCGAATTAAATCTGTCGGGATCAAAAATAATACTTATGTCGTTGCTTACGCTAACAGCAGGTTTGGCAGCAATAAGTTTGGGTATTTTATTGGGAATTGTATGTAAAACGCAAGAACAATCGGCACCTTTCGGGGCAACATTCGTGGTAATATTGGCGGCTGTTGGCGGCGTATGGATTCCCGTTTTCGCCATGTCGCAAGTTATGCAGATTGCGTCAAAAACATCACCTATGAACTGGGCATTAAACGGCTATTACGATATTATGTTGCGAAATGGTTCGCTAATTGATATTATTCCTGAAATGATATTACTAACTTTGTTTTTTGTTGTTTTTACAACTTGTGCATTGCTATATGATAAAAAGAAAAGAACCGTTTAA
- a CDS encoding acyl-CoA thioesterase — translation MIKRKEPFNQGKTLQHTEYFKVKFNQTDALGIVWHGNYIDYFEDGREAFGRHYGISYKHVQDHGFATPIVKTQSEHKKPLRYADDAYIVTTFIDSPAAKMIFSFEIYNAQHELVCTGETTQVFTDFAGNLIITVPQFFEQWKRKVGLL, via the coding sequence ATGATAAAAAGAAAAGAACCGTTTAACCAGGGCAAAACCTTACAGCATACCGAATATTTTAAGGTAAAGTTTAACCAGACCGATGCATTGGGCATTGTTTGGCACGGCAACTATATCGATTATTTTGAAGACGGTCGTGAGGCTTTTGGTCGTCATTACGGTATTTCGTACAAGCACGTGCAAGATCACGGTTTTGCAACGCCAATTGTAAAAACACAGAGCGAGCATAAAAAACCGTTGCGATATGCCGATGATGCCTATATTGTAACTACTTTTATAGATTCGCCTGCTGCAAAAATGATTTTTAGTTTCGAAATTTACAACGCACAGCACGAATTGGTTTGTACGGGCGAAACAACGCAGGTTTTTACCGATTTCGCGGGAAATTTAATCATCACCGTTCCACAGTTTTTTGAACAATGGAAACGTAAAGTAGGTTTGTTGTAA
- a CDS encoding beta-ketoacyl synthase N-terminal-like domain-containing protein codes for MAVFIHDTNIISPLGFSTDDNFQKILSGKSAIEQVFINDKIGSVYAGKINDELFNNHFQSIDIDFKGSRIEKLLIAALSPIVEKNPMKDDSVLILSTTKGNIAALANNDLNGAFIDQLTKNINHYFGFKTEPIVVSNACTSGVLAISLAKRFIEMEQCTNAYVVAVDELTPFVVSGFQSFQAMSSEPCKPYDADRTGVNLGEAAVAVFVSNEDRNEAIQILGDANINDANHISGPSRTGEGLFLSIEKALNEAKISSNQIDYISAHGTATLFNDEMEAVAFNRLNLQNVPTNSLKGYFGHTLGASGLLETVITIESLKNNVLIPSFGYQQQGTTQQINIITKKEQKVLKTALKTASGFGGSNSAIILVKNSENVRN; via the coding sequence ATGGCAGTTTTTATACACGATACCAATATCATTAGTCCGTTGGGTTTTTCAACCGACGATAATTTCCAAAAGATTCTTTCGGGAAAATCGGCTATTGAACAAGTTTTTATCAACGATAAGATTGGATCTGTTTATGCAGGAAAAATCAATGATGAATTGTTCAATAACCATTTTCAGTCGATAGATATTGATTTTAAAGGATCTCGAATTGAAAAATTATTGATTGCTGCCCTTTCCCCTATTGTGGAGAAAAATCCTATGAAAGATGATTCGGTTTTAATACTTTCAACAACCAAAGGAAACATCGCCGCATTAGCAAATAATGATTTAAACGGAGCTTTTATTGATCAATTGACGAAAAACATCAATCATTATTTTGGTTTTAAAACCGAACCAATTGTGGTTTCAAACGCTTGTACATCGGGAGTTTTAGCGATTTCTTTAGCAAAACGATTCATAGAAATGGAACAATGTACCAATGCGTATGTTGTGGCTGTTGATGAATTAACACCGTTTGTAGTTTCGGGTTTTCAGTCGTTTCAGGCAATGAGCAGTGAACCTTGCAAACCGTATGATGCTGACAGAACCGGAGTAAATTTGGGCGAAGCAGCTGTTGCCGTTTTTGTATCGAACGAAGATCGAAACGAAGCGATTCAAATTTTGGGCGATGCCAATATTAACGATGCCAATCATATTTCGGGACCATCACGTACGGGCGAAGGTTTGTTTTTAAGTATCGAAAAAGCATTGAACGAAGCCAAAATCTCATCAAACCAAATAGATTATATTTCGGCACACGGCACCGCTACCTTATTTAACGACGAAATGGAAGCTGTTGCTTTTAACCGATTAAACTTACAAAATGTTCCAACAAACAGTTTAAAAGGCTATTTTGGGCATACGTTAGGTGCATCGGGTTTGTTGGAAACCGTTATTACCATAGAAAGTTTAAAAAACAACGTGTTAATTCCTTCTTTTGGCTACCAACAGCAAGGAACAACGCAACAAATAAATATCATTACCAAAAAAGAACAAAAAGTGCTTAAAACGGCTTTAAAAACCGCGTCGGGTTTTGGCGGAAGCAATTCGGCAATCATTCTGGTAAAAAATTCAGAAAATGTACGCAATTAA
- a CDS encoding 3-oxoacyl-ACP synthase → MYAINKFINISQNVVCENGKSIFHNQEDTFAAFMKNVYKNLNISYPKFYKMDDLCKLAFIASELLLQNETEKDIALLFSNNEASLDTDLKHQQSIQNPENYYPSPAIFVYTLSNITIGEVSIRHKLKSESAFFIANEYQTNYMHKYTEHLLQTNKATKVLCGWVHCLNGAYKACFYLVESNGNLEHTIHNINNITK, encoded by the coding sequence ATGTACGCAATTAATAAATTCATAAATATCAGTCAAAATGTTGTGTGTGAAAACGGCAAGTCAATCTTTCATAATCAAGAAGATACTTTTGCTGCGTTTATGAAAAACGTGTATAAAAACTTGAACATATCGTACCCTAAATTTTATAAAATGGACGATTTGTGTAAGTTGGCTTTTATCGCATCAGAACTACTTTTGCAGAACGAAACAGAGAAAGACATCGCCTTGCTTTTTAGCAACAACGAAGCCAGTTTAGATACCGATTTAAAACACCAGCAAAGCATACAAAACCCGGAAAATTATTATCCAAGTCCGGCAATATTTGTGTACACGCTGTCAAATATTACCATTGGCGAAGTAAGTATTCGTCATAAATTAAAAAGCGAAAGTGCTTTCTTCATTGCCAACGAGTATCAAACCAATTATATGCACAAATATACAGAGCATCTGCTGCAAACAAACAAAGCAACCAAAGTATTGTGTGGCTGGGTTCATTGTTTAAACGGTGCGTATAAAGCCTGTTTTTATCTGGTAGAAAGTAACGGAAATTTAGAACATACTATTCACAATATCAATAATATAACAAAATAA
- a CDS encoding phosphopantetheine-binding protein, whose translation MEALKKELKERIIDVLNLEDISIEDIQDNDPLFGDGLGLDSIDALELIVLLDKEYGIKLADPKQGKEIFKSIETMAQYIAQNRTKI comes from the coding sequence ATGGAAGCTTTAAAGAAAGAATTAAAAGAACGCATTATCGATGTATTGAATTTAGAAGATATTTCAATTGAAGATATTCAGGATAACGATCCGCTTTTTGGCGACGGTTTAGGATTAGATTCTATTGATGCTTTAGAATTAATCGTATTGTTAGATAAAGAATACGGCATTAAATTAGCTGATCCAAAACAAGGAAAAGAGATTTTTAAGTCTATTGAAACAATGGCACAATACATCGCACAAAACAGAACAAAAATATAA
- a CDS encoding beta-ketoacyl-[acyl-carrier-protein] synthase family protein encodes MQKKVAITGMGIISSIGLTVDENFQSLISKKSGISDLENFQTRHASEIKVGEIKITNQQLQQLLNLPKENTFTRTSLLGAYAAKKAVESAGITDINEVRAGLISSTSVAGMDFTEKHYKKYQEHPEYQKYIQSHDAGDSSNKIANYLGLKGFVTTISTACSSAANAIMLGASMIENGYLDRVIVGGTDALSKFTINGFKTLMILSDTYNTPFDNDRKGLNLGEAAAYLVLESDEIIKKNNKKVLAYVAGYGNANDAFHQTASSENGEGAYLAMKQAFEKASILPNQIDYINVHGTATPNNDLSEGRAMSRIFNNVPKFSSTKAFTGHTLAAAAAIEAVYSVLALQNNIVFPNLNFKTPMEELNIVPETEVVQTEINYVLSNSFGFGGNCSTLIFSK; translated from the coding sequence ATGCAAAAAAAAGTTGCAATTACAGGAATGGGCATTATTTCATCGATTGGTTTAACGGTCGATGAAAATTTTCAATCGTTAATTTCCAAGAAAAGCGGTATTTCAGATTTGGAGAATTTCCAAACCCGTCATGCTTCAGAAATTAAAGTCGGCGAAATTAAAATTACTAACCAGCAATTGCAACAACTGTTGAATTTACCCAAAGAAAATACCTTTACACGTACTAGTTTGCTTGGTGCTTATGCAGCCAAAAAAGCGGTTGAAAGTGCTGGTATTACTGATATAAACGAGGTTCGTGCCGGATTGATTTCTTCGACCAGTGTTGCCGGAATGGATTTTACCGAAAAACATTACAAAAAGTACCAGGAGCATCCGGAATATCAAAAGTATATTCAAAGTCACGATGCCGGTGATTCATCAAATAAAATTGCCAATTATTTAGGGTTGAAAGGATTTGTAACCACCATTTCAACCGCATGTTCATCGGCTGCAAATGCCATTATGTTGGGTGCAAGCATGATTGAAAACGGCTATTTAGATCGAGTAATTGTTGGTGGAACCGATGCGTTGAGCAAGTTTACCATTAATGGTTTTAAAACCTTGATGATTTTGTCTGATACTTATAACACCCCTTTTGACAATGACCGTAAAGGTTTGAATTTGGGCGAAGCCGCAGCTTATTTGGTGTTGGAATCTGATGAGATTATCAAGAAAAACAACAAAAAGGTTTTGGCTTACGTTGCAGGTTACGGCAATGCAAATGACGCATTCCATCAAACAGCATCGTCAGAAAACGGTGAAGGAGCGTATTTGGCAATGAAACAAGCTTTTGAAAAGGCTTCTATCCTACCCAATCAAATTGATTACATCAACGTTCACGGAACGGCAACACCAAACAACGATTTATCTGAAGGTAGAGCGATGAGCAGAATCTTTAACAACGTACCAAAATTTAGTTCAACAAAAGCATTTACAGGTCACACATTGGCGGCTGCGGCTGCAATTGAAGCGGTTTACAGCGTGTTGGCATTGCAAAACAACATAGTCTTCCCTAACCTGAATTTTAAAACGCCTATGGAAGAATTGAATATTGTTCCTGAAACCGAAGTTGTTCAAACCGAAATAAATTATGTACTTTCAAATTCTTTTGGGTTTGGCGGAAATTGTTCCACTTTAATCTTTTCGAAATAG
- a CDS encoding Abi family protein, whose translation MGLKATTIDEQIDLLKNRGLSVKDDDKAKEYLLDIGYYRLGFYWFYFQNSQDHNFNQNIDIEDIIKLYYLDIDLKNILSKYLYRIEVHFRTQVVYYVSNRYKDSPTWFIDKKIIKENTISAFKPIYDTLKQKNKTILNHHNKYINDKFAPAWKTFEFLTFGQVFKFYQSIQDKNLKNEIANIYGLRDFSLLENYLKSIVNIRNICSHSGILFDYNQPVGIKRIPNKKYRFKNRNQANLNASIRLILYILSKVSQNRADELETKIKDVINKSKANNVLNNIIETKIGFDI comes from the coding sequence ATGGGACTTAAAGCTACTACTATTGATGAACAAATAGATTTATTAAAGAACAGAGGGCTGTCTGTTAAAGATGATGACAAAGCAAAAGAATATCTTTTGGATATTGGATATTACAGGTTGGGCTTTTATTGGTTTTATTTTCAAAATTCTCAAGACCATAATTTTAACCAAAACATTGATATTGAAGACATAATAAAACTGTATTATTTAGATATTGACTTAAAAAATATACTATCAAAATACCTGTATCGAATAGAAGTTCATTTTAGAACACAAGTAGTTTATTATGTTTCAAACAGGTACAAAGATTCCCCTACTTGGTTTATAGACAAAAAAATCATAAAAGAAAATACTATTTCAGCATTTAAGCCAATCTATGACACCTTAAAGCAAAAAAACAAAACCATTCTCAACCATCACAATAAATATATTAATGATAAATTTGCGCCTGCTTGGAAAACTTTTGAATTCCTAACCTTTGGACAAGTTTTTAAATTCTATCAAAGTATTCAAGATAAAAATCTAAAAAATGAGATCGCAAATATATACGGACTCCGAGATTTTAGTTTATTAGAGAATTACCTTAAATCTATTGTGAATATTCGTAATATTTGTTCACATAGTGGTATTCTGTTTGATTATAATCAACCTGTTGGTATTAAGAGAATCCCAAATAAAAAGTACAGATTTAAAAACAGAAATCAAGCAAACCTAAATGCCTCAATACGTTTAATTTTATACATTTTAAGCAAAGTTTCTCAAAACCGAGCTGATGAATTAGAAACGAAAATTAAAGATGTTATAAATAAGTCCAAAGCAAATAATGTGTTAAATAATATTATTGAAACCAAAATAGGTTTTGATATATGA
- a CDS encoding adenine-specific methyltransferase EcoRI family protein, whose protein sequence is MAKKSANSNLHKAKTNKKDEFYTQLSDIERELRHYKDHFKNKVVLCNCDDPRISNFFHYFSYNFEKLGLTKLITTCYKSQNLELFSDNNSEQAVYLEYTGDKNGNNVPDVEEIGIKPLQGDGDFRSQESIELLKQADIVVTNPPFSLFREYVAQLIEYDKKFVIVGHQNAITYKEIFKLIKENKIWLGYGFTGGAGHFINKHYEDYATATDHKEGMIRVSGVVWFTNLDISKRHEDLILYKNYTPEEYPTYDNYNAINVDKTKDVPQDYSGFMGVPITFLDKFNPEQFEIIKFRKGDDDKDLSINGKCPYFRMIIKNKKL, encoded by the coding sequence ATGGCAAAAAAGTCTGCAAATTCAAATCTTCACAAAGCAAAAACCAATAAAAAAGACGAGTTTTATACCCAACTTTCGGATATTGAAAGAGAATTGAGGCATTACAAAGACCATTTTAAAAACAAAGTGGTTTTGTGTAATTGCGATGACCCTCGTATAAGTAATTTCTTTCATTACTTTTCTTATAATTTTGAAAAATTAGGGCTTACAAAACTGATAACCACTTGCTACAAAAGTCAAAACCTTGAGTTATTTAGTGATAACAATTCCGAGCAGGCAGTTTACTTGGAATATACAGGAGATAAAAACGGAAATAATGTGCCTGATGTAGAAGAAATTGGGATAAAACCATTACAAGGCGATGGGGATTTTCGCAGTCAAGAAAGCATTGAATTACTAAAACAAGCTGACATTGTAGTTACCAATCCACCTTTTTCTTTGTTTCGGGAATATGTCGCTCAACTGATTGAATACGATAAAAAGTTTGTAATTGTTGGACATCAAAATGCTATAACCTATAAAGAAATTTTTAAACTGATTAAAGAAAATAAAATTTGGTTAGGCTATGGTTTTACAGGAGGTGCAGGGCATTTTATTAACAAACACTATGAAGATTATGCAACAGCAACCGACCATAAAGAAGGAATGATTAGAGTTTCGGGAGTAGTATGGTTTACTAATCTTGATATTTCAAAACGGCACGAAGACTTAATTCTTTACAAAAACTACACACCCGAAGAATATCCAACTTACGATAATTACAACGCTATAAACGTAGATAAGACAAAAGATGTTCCACAAGATTATTCGGGTTTTATGGGTGTTCCAATTACTTTTTTGGATAAATTTAATCCTGAACAGTTTGAGATTATAAAATTCCGTAAAGGTGATGATGATAAAGATTTGAGCATAAACGGAAAGTGCCCCTATTTTAGAATGATTATCAAAAACAAAAAATTATGA